A stretch of the Flavobacterium sp. 5 genome encodes the following:
- a CDS encoding NAD(P)H-dependent oxidoreductase yields MKNILIINGHPNPSSFNFALAEFYKKGALEAKANVETITIANLKFNPNLIYGYQKRIDLEPDLVEAWEKIKKADHLVWIHPVWWGGLPAITKGFIDRLFLPGMAFQYRENSVWWDKLLKGKTAHIITTLDQPSWYYKLFFSRPSINQLKKSTLEFCGVKPVRVTYVGIIKTSDEKQRKKWLDKVFQLGTLLK; encoded by the coding sequence ATGAAAAATATCTTAATAATAAATGGACATCCCAATCCTTCTAGTTTTAATTTTGCCTTAGCAGAATTTTATAAAAAAGGAGCTTTGGAAGCTAAAGCAAATGTAGAAACAATTACCATCGCTAATTTAAAGTTTAATCCTAATTTGATATATGGTTATCAAAAAAGAATTGATTTAGAACCTGATTTGGTTGAAGCGTGGGAAAAAATTAAAAAAGCTGATCATTTAGTATGGATTCATCCGGTCTGGTGGGGTGGTTTACCTGCAATAACTAAAGGATTTATTGATAGATTGTTTTTGCCGGGAATGGCTTTTCAATACCGTGAAAATTCAGTTTGGTGGGATAAATTATTAAAAGGAAAAACGGCTCATATTATTACTACTTTAGATCAGCCCAGTTGGTATTATAAGTTGTTTTTTTCGCGACCTAGTATTAACCAATTAAAAAAGTCAACATTAGAATTTTGTGGGGTGAAACCTGTAAGAGTAACCTATGTTGGAATAATTAAAACTTCTGATGAAAAACAACGAAAAAAATGGTTAGACAAAGTTTTTCAATTAGGAACTCTACTTAAATAA
- a CDS encoding Crp/Fnr family transcriptional regulator, giving the protein MIKVFQYLFQLTSEECQLLSSLITFRKLKKGSFLIFENQVCNEISFVKSGILRSFFLNSKEEEITNCFTFENEFMTAFSSFITQKPTDENIQAITDCELEIIDKLAIERLFNSSFRWADIGRRIAENEVVNLHYRIACLQKKSAIERYETLFINHEKYIKHIPLIYLASYLGISTRHLSRIRQVVVF; this is encoded by the coding sequence ATGATAAAAGTTTTTCAGTATTTATTTCAATTAACTTCAGAAGAATGTCAGCTTTTAAGTAGTTTGATTACTTTTAGGAAATTAAAAAAAGGAAGCTTTTTGATTTTTGAAAATCAGGTTTGTAATGAAATTTCATTTGTAAAATCTGGAATTTTACGTTCCTTTTTTTTGAATTCAAAAGAAGAAGAGATAACCAATTGTTTTACTTTCGAAAATGAATTCATGACTGCATTTTCTAGTTTTATTACCCAGAAACCAACTGATGAAAATATTCAAGCAATAACAGATTGTGAACTTGAAATCATCGATAAATTAGCTATTGAAAGGCTTTTTAATTCTAGTTTTAGATGGGCAGATATCGGTAGAAGGATTGCCGAAAATGAAGTGGTTAATTTACATTATCGTATTGCCTGTTTGCAAAAAAAATCTGCTATTGAAAGGTATGAAACCTTATTTATAAATCATGAGAAATATATTAAACATATTCCTTTGATTTATTTAGCTTCTTATTTAGGAATTTCCACAAGACATTTGAGCCGCATTAGACAAGTTGTTGTTTTTTAA
- a CDS encoding Ppx/GppA phosphatase family protein, with protein sequence MIKIKKYAAIDIGSNAMRLLITNIVEEDDKEPQFNKSSLVRVPIRLGQDAFTVGEISPENIDRMADAMKAFNLLMKVHKVERYMAFATSAMREAYNAKEVVALIKKKADIKIEIIDGKKEAAIIASTDLHHLLKTDEAYLFVDVGGGSTEFTLFSNGKMVNSRSFKAGTVRLLNEMVCDVVWEEIEKWIKQNTADYEEVTLIGSGGNINKLFKMSGKVQEKPLSYIYINSQYAYLNSLTYEQRISQLGLNPDRADVIVPATRIYLNAMKWSGARQIYVPKIGLSDGIVKAMYYGKI encoded by the coding sequence ATGATTAAAATTAAAAAATATGCTGCTATTGATATTGGGTCGAATGCTATGCGTTTATTGATTACCAATATTGTAGAAGAAGATGATAAAGAACCTCAATTTAATAAAAGTTCATTAGTTCGTGTTCCTATTCGTTTAGGACAGGATGCTTTTACTGTAGGTGAAATTTCACCTGAAAATATTGATCGCATGGCTGATGCTATGAAGGCTTTTAATTTATTAATGAAAGTACATAAAGTAGAGCGATACATGGCATTTGCAACATCGGCGATGCGTGAAGCATACAATGCCAAAGAGGTAGTCGCCTTAATAAAAAAGAAAGCGGATATCAAAATAGAAATTATTGATGGTAAAAAGGAAGCAGCGATAATAGCTTCAACAGATTTACATCATTTATTAAAAACAGATGAAGCCTATTTATTTGTAGATGTTGGTGGTGGTAGTACAGAATTTACATTGTTTTCTAATGGAAAAATGGTGAATTCAAGATCGTTTAAAGCGGGAACAGTGCGTTTGCTAAATGAAATGGTTTGCGATGTTGTTTGGGAAGAAATAGAGAAATGGATTAAACAAAATACTGCCGATTATGAAGAGGTTACCTTAATAGGTTCTGGAGGTAATATCAATAAGCTGTTTAAAATGTCAGGAAAAGTTCAGGAAAAACCTTTGTCTTACATTTATATAAATTCTCAATATGCTTATTTGAATTCTCTCACATATGAGCAAAGAATTTCTCAATTAGGATTGAACCCTGATAGAGCTGATGTTATTGTACCAGCAACTCGTATTTATCTTAATGCTATGAAATGGAGTGGAGCTAGACAGATTTATGTTCCTAAAATTGGACTTTCAGATGGTATTGTAAAAGCTATGTACTACGGTAAAATTTAA
- the ppk1 gene encoding polyphosphate kinase 1 has protein sequence MFEQKYIDREKSWLAFNARVLQEAADDSVPLLDRLRFLGIFSNNLDEFFRVRFAAIRRLSLSGISGEKYFGGVTAQQLIKDITKIVIQQQSESLRILNNIEERLETENIFIIHENDINKEQEIFLKEFFIQKLSPELVTIILNDLAEFPVLKDSLGYLAVKLVMKKNQEVRYAIIEIPKMVNRFVVLPQSNEKQYVILIDDVIRMHLSSIFNIFSYESVSAHMIKITRDAQLDIDSDLSKSMLEKISSSVKDRRIGEPVRFIYDQEISKDTLKFFLDKMNIDSTDSIIPGGRYHNRRDYMDFPNLGRFDLLYEKNDPLPIPGLSLEGSILGKIAEKDYLLNAPYQSFSYLIKFLREAALDPKVSSIKITLYRLAKNSQIISSLINAAKNGKKVTVQIELQARFDEASNISYAEQMQTEGIELIFGIKGLKVHSKVCVIERHEKNKIKRYGFISTGNFNESTAKIYTDVTLFTCHPQILKDISKIFDFFDANYKVQRYKHLIVSPQYTRNRFTKLIDREIAHATAGRKTSMKLKMNSLSDLAMIDKLYEASNAGVKIQLEVRGICSLIPGVKGLSENIEAISIVDNYLEHSRVYIFGNAGFTEVYISSADIMTRNIDARVEVTCPIYDQEIKNELIDNFDIGWKGNVKARYHSFKLDNKYRVRNDNPIFRAQWETYKYYQRKVEMIEELKEELKEE, from the coding sequence GTGTTTGAACAAAAATATATAGATAGAGAAAAAAGCTGGTTAGCTTTTAATGCTCGAGTACTACAAGAAGCTGCTGATGATTCAGTTCCATTACTAGATAGATTACGATTTTTAGGAATTTTTTCCAATAATTTAGATGAATTTTTTAGAGTTCGATTTGCTGCCATAAGACGATTAAGCTTGAGCGGTATTTCAGGTGAAAAATATTTTGGAGGTGTAACAGCTCAACAGCTGATTAAAGATATAACGAAGATCGTTATACAACAGCAGTCCGAAAGTTTACGAATACTTAATAATATCGAAGAGCGATTAGAGACTGAAAATATTTTTATTATTCATGAAAATGATATAAATAAAGAGCAAGAGATTTTTTTAAAAGAATTTTTTATACAAAAGTTAAGCCCAGAGCTAGTTACTATTATTTTAAATGATTTAGCAGAATTTCCCGTTTTAAAAGATTCATTAGGATACTTAGCGGTAAAACTTGTGATGAAAAAAAATCAAGAAGTACGCTATGCTATTATTGAAATTCCTAAAATGGTAAATCGCTTTGTTGTATTACCTCAAAGTAATGAAAAACAATATGTCATTTTAATTGATGATGTTATCAGAATGCATTTGAGTAGCATTTTTAATATTTTTAGTTATGAAAGTGTTTCGGCACATATGATAAAAATAACAAGAGATGCACAATTAGACATTGATAGTGATTTAAGTAAAAGTATGCTTGAGAAAATATCTTCAAGTGTTAAAGATAGAAGAATAGGGGAGCCAGTACGTTTTATATATGATCAGGAAATCAGTAAGGATACGCTTAAATTTTTTCTTGATAAAATGAACATTGATTCTACGGATAGTATTATTCCTGGAGGAAGGTATCATAATAGGAGAGATTACATGGATTTTCCTAATCTTGGCAGATTTGATTTATTATATGAAAAAAATGACCCACTTCCAATACCTGGATTAAGTCTTGAAGGTAGCATTTTAGGAAAAATTGCTGAGAAAGATTATTTATTAAATGCGCCTTATCAATCGTTCTCCTATTTAATTAAATTTTTGCGTGAAGCGGCTTTAGATCCTAAGGTGAGTTCGATTAAAATTACATTATATCGTTTAGCTAAAAATTCTCAAATTATTAGTTCATTAATTAATGCTGCTAAAAATGGAAAGAAAGTAACTGTTCAAATTGAATTACAAGCTCGTTTTGATGAAGCTTCTAATATTTCCTATGCAGAGCAAATGCAAACCGAAGGAATTGAACTGATATTTGGTATAAAGGGATTAAAAGTTCATAGCAAAGTTTGTGTTATTGAAAGACATGAAAAAAATAAAATTAAAAGATATGGTTTTATTTCCACTGGAAATTTTAATGAATCTACGGCCAAAATTTATACAGATGTGACACTTTTTACATGTCATCCTCAAATTTTGAAAGATATATCTAAAATTTTTGATTTTTTTGATGCAAATTATAAGGTACAGCGTTATAAACATCTCATTGTTTCACCACAGTACACTAGAAATCGTTTTACTAAATTGATTGATAGAGAAATTGCACATGCTACTGCTGGTAGAAAAACGTCTATGAAGTTAAAAATGAACAGTTTGTCTGACTTAGCTATGATTGATAAATTGTATGAAGCAAGTAATGCAGGAGTGAAAATTCAATTAGAGGTGAGAGGTATTTGTTCCTTAATTCCAGGAGTTAAAGGATTGAGTGAAAATATTGAAGCTATTAGCATAGTAGATAATTACTTAGAACATTCAAGAGTTTATATTTTTGGAAATGCAGGATTTACAGAAGTATATATTTCTTCTGCAGATATAATGACTCGAAATATTGATGCTAGAGTAGAAGTAACCTGTCCTATTTATGATCAAGAAATAAAAAATGAATTGATTGATAATTTTGATATTGGTTGGAAAGGAAATGTAAAAGCCAGATATCATTCTTTTAAATTGGATAATAAATATAGAGTTAGAAATGATAATCCAATATTTAGAGCACAATGGGAAACCTATAAATATTACCAGCGAAAAGTGGAGATGATTGAAGAACTGAAAGAAGAATTGAAAGAAGAGTAA
- a CDS encoding histidine phosphatase family protein — MKNLILIRHAKSSWEAPLHDKDRPLTSQGMQSAHLVSSNIIKNLPKIFSIWSSTAERAVETALIFAQNINYPLESIVYKDELYTFDEKKLENVIKLYSNGYDNIIIFGHNEAITNFVNKFGDVYIDNVPTAGFVHIEFDSETWDSISNGKTKKTVFPRDLK, encoded by the coding sequence ATGAAAAATCTAATTTTAATTCGGCATGCAAAGTCTAGTTGGGAAGCTCCTTTACACGATAAAGACAGACCGTTAACTTCACAAGGAATGCAAAGTGCTCATTTGGTTTCCTCCAATATCATTAAAAATTTGCCTAAAATATTTAGTATTTGGAGTAGTACAGCAGAAAGAGCAGTTGAAACGGCTTTGATTTTTGCTCAGAATATAAATTACCCTTTAGAAAGTATTGTATACAAAGATGAGCTATATACTTTTGATGAAAAAAAATTAGAAAATGTTATTAAATTATATAGTAATGGTTATGATAACATAATTATATTTGGACATAACGAGGCTATTACAAATTTTGTTAATAAATTTGGGGATGTTTACATTGATAATGTACCTACAGCCGGATTTGTTCATATAGAATTCGATAGTGAAACTTGGGATTCAATTAGTAATGGTAAAACAAAAAAAACAGTATTCCCCAGAGATTTAAAATAG
- a CDS encoding CAP domain-containing protein — translation MAIAFIFVFNTSCTSDDNSIETEEKLPIVAVYNYNDIELETMSLINNYRVSIGLNALEKINHVSYKSEEHDEYMITNNVVNHDDFESRSENIIKALGAIKVSENIAYNYNSAKGAFDAWMKSESHKENIEGDFTHFGIAVRENPVNKRKYYTNIFVKM, via the coding sequence TTGGCTATTGCGTTCATATTTGTATTTAATACCTCTTGTACATCTGATGATAATTCGATTGAAACGGAGGAAAAATTACCGATAGTAGCAGTTTATAATTATAATGATATAGAATTAGAGACTATGTCTTTAATTAACAATTATAGAGTTAGTATTGGATTAAATGCATTAGAAAAAATAAATCATGTGTCTTATAAATCAGAAGAACATGATGAATACATGATTACTAACAATGTTGTAAATCATGATGATTTTGAATCCCGTTCAGAAAACATTATTAAAGCATTAGGTGCAATAAAGGTTAGCGAAAATATTGCTTATAACTATAATAGTGCTAAAGGAGCTTTTGATGCTTGGATGAAAAGTGAAAGTCATAAAGAAAATATTGAAGGTGACTTTACCCATTTTGGTATAGCTGTCAGAGAAAATCCTGTGAATAAAAGAAAATATTATACTAATATTTTTGTCAAAATGTAA